The genomic segment tggtgcctcacatagcgaggttaatccgttccggattaaccttcgctatagcgaaacatcgctgaacgggacagggaaagccactggaacgcattaaacattgtttaatgcgttccaaaaggctcctttactcaccgttcagtgaggtttcctatggccggcagccattttcacgccctcgttaagcgaggggagggcgcgaaaacgctgcgcgcggccattacggagcttccggtggccattttgtccgccgaacagctgatcgtcggggcttcattttgcgaagatcagtaagcgaaacgcttaccgatcttcgtaaagcgatttttggccatggGCCCattggtaagcgatcgcattagcgatccaaaaaacggatcgctatgcgatttcgttgttatacggtgcgctcgttaagcgaggcaccactgtactagaaaggtaatcctacagaggagaggcaggatctgttctcaatcatcccagaaggCAGAACAAATCCTAATAgtctcaaactacaggaagctagatttcagatgaatatgaggaaaaattcttaactgttagagcagtatgaaaatgGACCCAATGACCTCCAGAGGTGGTGAGAGCGCTCTAACATTGGAAGCATTTACGAAAAAATTGGGcatccatctgtcagatcttcACCCTGTTTTGTgtatcagtagttcccaacctcaggtccccagatgttccgggactaaaactcccagaagctttcaccacgagctgtgctggccaggatttctgggagttgtagtccaagaacatctggggacccaagattgggaaacactgatctagatagaaaaatataaacaaagaaTGATGTCTTTCTTCCAGTTAGAAGCCACTTATCTAGCGCAACGCTGGAGTGCAGCAGGAAGTGGTTGCAGAGTACTCAGTAAATCAAGAATACAGAATCTCAAAGAAGTATCTGGTGTTCCTCTGAGCATACGCAGACCATTTTAACCCACTAATAAAGAGCTGTATTCTCTGCCTCGCCCACCCGCTACTGAGTTTTCACTGTGAAAAAGGGCTTGGGTTACAATACTCGGATCTGTGTGCGTGTTTTCCCATACCCGCCCAGTGTTAAGGTCTAGAaactttgtgttttctttttttaaatggctgcacccttcaattccccactgcccGCCTAACCTTCAAATTACCTTCCACAGATGCAGCCCCACAGCATGGTAATTCTTCCCTCGGACACCGTCCGTCGAAGGCAGATCCGCTTCCGTTAAACAGGGACGGTTCCGGATCCTGCCTGCCCAATCGGTGTTATACTTCCGATGCTTCTGCAGGAGGGCGATGCACACCTCGCTCTGCTCACAGACTCTCAGCCAGAACTTGGGATTCATAGGGAAGGTGCTGTTGTTACGGCAGCCGCCTGCAGACTGCCCCCTCACCCACGACCCGTACAGTTTCTGAGTGTGACCCAGCACTCTGTCTGAGGAGAGAGACCAAAAAAAGCACACGGATGGAGCATCACGTCACTGGTTCCCATGTAAATTGCTTGCCTTTTGGTGGCCTTTCGGGGGAGAGGAAACGAACCGCCCTAAATATGAACAAACTGCCTACCCTTTATGATGTGCGTCGGAACTGGAAAACATGCGCCATCCtccctccaaatattgttggactcaaactcccatcagccccagtcaggggtgatggggaattatgggaccagtattattcattcattcacggattcattcattctatttatatcccacctatctagtgcCTAAGCATTGGGCAGCTAACCAATGTTGAaacacaactacagtggtgcctcgcttaacgggcgctccgtttaatgaggaaaccgcatagcgattaagtttttgcgattgtaaaagcgatcgcattgcgatgttccctatggggaaaaatcgctttgcgacgatcagtttgctgtttcgcttaccgatcatcgcatagcgatgattttccaacagctgatcgacagttccaaaatggccaccgggtaaacaaaatggccacccgctgtgtttagggacagattcctcgcttaccgggcagcgaaaattattatttatttaatttatatggccaccgtatggaggatcttcgctttaaggtgagttttttgcccataggaacgcattgaaggggtttcaatgcactgctatgggctttttaaaatcgcatagtgacaaaatggctttgcagcgatttttgctgcacggattaacatcgctatgcaaggcaccactgtattccagatgttcagcaacatctggataaCACAAATGCCTTCCTGCATAGTGAATGAGCGAAGGCATGGGCCCACACCGGCCAAGAGAAAAACATGAAGAAGACCAGAAATGCTTCTCCTTGTTTTGACAGTTGTTGTGACCCATCTCCAATTCAGTCGTAGCCGTTGGCCCTTCTCTCCCAGCCAGAAGTCTTTTCTTCCCACTCCTGCGCTATGATGGTTCTCTTCATCCTCTTTCTATGGAGCCAGCCAATGGATCCGAACTGTTCGCAAGAGACTTGGACCAATAGCCCAAAGGAGGAGATGATTTTCCTGGAAGATCCCAGCAGGAGCATCCAAGCAAAGGAGACTTTCCCATTTTCATGATACTTAATGCCGTAACCATCCACGGTGGCTGCCTATGACTGCAGCCATTCTGCACCCACCAGCCAAGAATAGAACCCTGGCTAGAACTCAAAGATTTGGCACAGACGGTTGGAGTAGACCACAATGGAAAAATCAAATCTTTTCATCTCATTCTGCCACCTGATGGGGAAAATATAgcatttttggggtggggggcacgGCATACCTGTGTAAAGGCTCTGCAGCTGCCCTTCTTCAGTAATGGGGTACCCAGTGATGATCTCATCAAATTCTGTGAAAAATTCCTCTTCTTCTACCCAGAATTCCCCTTCCTGGATCTGGGACAGAAGTTCCGCTGCAACCACTGGGTCCAGCTGGCTCCATCCAGGACCACTGAAGCACAAGACGGACAGAAATCAAGAGGGAtaactattattactattttgaCCCCCTATtagactaagaaagagcagggatgggagtaagagatttgaatcagaaagagcaggagagctgaattGGACAGAGCTGCTATTGCCACTTAGTTTGCTAAGCCCTTGCCAACTgggtctaggtataattcctatatgtttctGTTGAAGGGGCAAATCCACACAGTAAATTCATGTATATGCaatgaatttatattttattttacagtctcaAAAATTTTGCATGTGcagctgattcttctatgttgTGAGTACTCAACATAGTTGtggaagatatcttggatttttgtctgaatttgaattcaaaagggcCCTTAAACTTTGCAATTCTATAAGCAACTGCTGTTGCCGAAGTCTTGGGTGCACAAACTGTAGCACTGTGTTGTTGTTATAACTGCTCGCACTGTCAGTTTGTGAAAAAGAAGAGActaattttgtgaaattgtgtctccaaggttcatcaatagatatctaagtaaacaaaaAGCCCCGTAGAATTTTAAATCATTACATTATCAATCATAATAGATATAGGTACCTAGTAGCACATAGCACGAATCCTCACCTATAAAGGGCATGTTtgtgttttctctctttaaaaagaaaaatatttgggggaaCAGCCAGGTTTGGAGGTGTCGCCCTTAAACCTGCCAGTGAGATGGTGGGATGCCCCAGATGACACCAGCTGACTATTAAATCCTCAGTTCTTAATCTTGGCtttctagatattttggacttcagctgccCAAAATCCCTGAGCACAGACTAGATTAGATAGATGAGGCATCCTACAGTCTCAAGAGACGAtgaggtgaggtaaaaatattttaaacaaataaacgaacgaacaaacgaacgaacgaactttGGAACCCTGGCTCTAAGTGCAAAATGGCTACTCACCCCTCCCTCCAGGGCCCTTTCCAGCACCGTCTCCCCCAAGGGTTACGTATCCTCAACAGCACAATATCCTTCCTGGACACTCTGGAGAGGTCCTGCATGTCGACCACAATGAACGCGTGGAATTCCCCCAGCTCGCTGGTCCCTGGTGTGGGAGAAAATGTCAAGTTGACGGGAACTGGCACATCCAATAAAAACCGAAAGATACAAGGAGAAACAATCTCAAGACGTCTGGGATAGGTAACACTATGTAGTGTCTTGATGACGTGGTGAAACGCTTTAAAAAACGTTTATGCTTGACACCTTTCAGCAGGAATTCCTGATTAGCTTCAGAGCTGAACCAGACCAGAGAAATATAAAGATTTTGCTTCTGATGAAGGTCCTGCTGAAACGCGTTAAGCAAGGAAGTTTTTAAAGCTTTCCACCAATCATCAAGACACTACATATTGTTACCTATACCAGACATCCTGAGATTGTTTCTCCTTGTCTCTATGGGAGAAAAGGTCAAAACCGTGAGAAAATCTCCACCCAATCCCTTCCAGGCCCATGGGAATATGGGCCATATTTCCCCACGACTGCTCTCCCATCCCCACACAGCTCACTAGATTCTGAGGGACAATGAAGCATTCGGAGAACTCTTCCCCCAAGAAACTAGGCATTCTAAAACTAAACTAGATTTCTGTTGCTTAAAAAGTGTGGCAAtaacttttttggattacaaattccaGAAAGCCCCAGCAGGTGCGTCTGTTGGCTCTCCGGACCACAACTTCGACTGCAGCCCAAAGAAATAATTGTCCCCGGGGATTTTCCGTCTCAGCAGTAAGTGGTGGAACCTTGTTGCcaaaaaaagcaccaaaaaagCTAAGGATGTTATCTATACCAtttggctgggggattatgggagttgtagtccaatcaAGTAACCTTCCCAAGCTCTTGTGGCCAAACGAAGGCCTTGGGATGAGTTGACGCCCCACGGTTCTCCCCAGACCTTGGCGTGAGCTGAAGACGGAGCAGCTCATGACGCATTTCTCCTTCAGATTCATCAGTCTTCTAAAGACGGCCTTCTCCAGGACTTTACTGGCTCGCTCCTTTTCCGTGCTTCGGGCGGGGTCTTTCAGGGCCCACCTTTCCGCCAGGCCTCCGGTGAGATCCACCAGAGCATCGGCCACCTGGCCTGCCCAGAGGTGTTCGTAAGAGCCGTGCACCCTAAGAAATGCCGAGACAAAAACACACGTCGTCGGGATACTGAACTGGCAGTTtaaaagaagaagggagggagtttCTTTCCTGGACGGATGCACGTGGGTGAGGATAATACGAATCACATTCCTGACAAACAGAATTTGCAGTAGGCAGGAGCTGCAAAGTGGCTCGCTGTCAGAATCAAAGCTCCCACTCCCACGAATAGAGATGTCAGAAATCAGATCTATGGGGTACGCCTGCAACTAACAGTGTATCTTGctctatatctgtgaagattttcagtcgtCCAGGTGAGgccatctggaagctgagtcatggccactggacttcttattaggctgaaacccTCGTTGGAAGGCCtgttcatccatccccagaaagattaggaccacacacactaGGAAGACCACAGTTAACGACCATTAACgactcatgacaatgggtggagaaggactgcagaagtgggattatccctcacccccaatcctttgtccttctaatgtgcctattcagaccagggggaagtgaggCTATTCcactatctaatctatctatctaatctatctatctaatctatctaatctatctaatctatctaatctatctatctatctatctatctatctatctatctatctattccatttataccccgcctaacTGGTCATTTTGGCCACTTCTTCCTCCTTGCCCATCCTCCTCTGTAGTCTTCTTTCTCCTTACCCATCCTCCATGCTTCCGATGAACATGTTTACTTTTAAACACAGATCTCTAAAGTCCCGTGCACATGCTGATCCCCTTTAAATGTGGTTTGGtcactcttttaaaaagaagaaatatgtCTCTAAATGTTGAAAACTATTTGGAGAAGGAGTTGGGAAGTGATGTCACTGGCTTCTGCCAGTAGGTGCTATGCACAGATAGCTCCCGCTCTAACTACTCACAAATTGCCTAGACTCAACCTGTAAGGAATGACTGCACAcgaaaacaaaatacaacaaacaGACCTCCACAGGAGCTCGGCACACAAAACTACACACAGCCAGCCCTCCCAACCTTCAGTTCCCGTGCCCATCACACACTTAGCATAAGCCTTTTCCAACAGGGGGAGCCAAAACACATCTTCCGTCTGGCACTGGGAGAAACAGAGCTTGCCCCCGATGCAAGGGAGCCGATCGTCGATGGTGACCTCCACCCAGTGTCCAAACTGCCAGACGCGGCAGGTGAAACAGCCTCGGTAATTCTCCGCTCCCCAGCTAGGTTGACCCGGAGGTATCACCTGTGTGGAAAGAATGATCACACATCGGCACAAAAGAAGAAGACTGAACCGGCATAAGCTTTTATATTCCAGATCTGTGGGTCTGCGGATGGAATGGACCCCATCCTGCCAGCATTTTTTatttcatgctttttaaaatataaaatctaacggctggaacaacaacaacaaaattgtgaCTTCATGGATATCTGCTCACATCTCACACTGAACAGTAAGGTATGACattacatcatcatcaccatcatgatCATCCATGTGCCTTCAAGTTAAATCTAACTTAtgataacccttttcagggttttccagaacCCTtctcttctaggggtgccctgggactgtccagcttgcccaaagccacacaggctggctcttctcccagcaggTACAGtgggggactcaaactcccaacctctctggctcctcagtcagatatctaaaccactgggctatcctgACAGGTCCTGAACACTGTGGCTCTCCCTTATTCTTCCAAACAGAGTTGAGAAACTTATTTTCTACAGTAATCAGTCATCATTAAGGTcctaaagggggggaaaaacccctaACAAGTTGTAATTACAATTTTTAGTTGTAGTTAAAATTTCAAAAGTAAAGCCTTCCTGTTTCTCGAAAGTAACTAAACACATTactttggtgtgttttttaaaaaaataaaacaatgtctgGATGCTGCACATGAACTTTCCTTCGGTACAAAACATTCAGTTTTGTCACTTCACTGCCCACAAAAGGGCAGAAGGCATAAACCACCACTTGAACCCTGCGGTATTTTCCTCCACTATTTATTTGACTAAGAAAGTAACtaaaatgtaaaaatgaaaaaagagaagaagaagaaaagaatgcagGTCAATACTTTTAAAGTTGTTGTTCTTTGTCTGAATTACAGGAGAGAAGAAATGTTGAAACCAAACCCACTGAGCCACGGAAGGGCTGGCAAACCACATCGGTGGACTTCAGATCCGGATAAGCCAGGaaaggattgccgtaagtcagaattgattagACAGCACACCACCATTGTTATTTCGGCACTATAGACATTAATGAAACAAAACTGGGAGCAGCGTACAGatagatctctctctccctcgctctcGTTCTCaagatatatgtatataaaattatgTTCAAGTGGATCTGTAATGCTTTTTTTGATTGCTTTCATCCTGTTTCTGGCCTTCTCCAACCATCCGGTTTGTTTCTTTATataacccaaatcaaaccctgtTTTTACCCTGATCTCAATCAACCACCAACCCCACACCTGACATCCATAGTCAGAACATCTGAACAGAAGCTTCTGTGTGCAGGCGTCTGTACCCCTCCAGGTTCACCACACGATAGCAGACACCATGGGTGCAAGATTCCTGTTTGAACAGAAAGCCTGCCCAGTGGCATGCATGCACCCTCCCTTTTACAGATCTGCCCTCCAGTACACGGGCCTCGAGAGGAAGGGTAGTGGAGTGGGTGAGGCCTGGAGGGAGGAGGCCTTCAGACACTGGGAAAAATCTTGTCCATGGAGGTGTCACGTAAAGTTATGCCTGTGTCAATGAGCCGTGCATTGCGCCTGGCAGCAAGGATTCAGTTGCACAAGGAGCCAGCAGGAGTGGTTTGTGGATGGCACTTCCCTCTTAGCTATCGTTAAGTACCACTGGCAAAACACTGAGTATTCAGTATCTCTTGGCCTCTCAGGCCTTAGTACTTGAGCCTGCACAGACTCTTCTGTCCTGGTCTTTGATGGtaataaattctacttactattGCTCCTCCTTTCTGGTGAAGTTCGATATTATTCTCAAAGTATCCTATCTTGTGCTAGGTTCTCTACAATACTCGGCTTGCCATAGCAAAAGCATGTAATGTGGCTGCAACTCTGATGGGGAGAACGTTGGAggttttgcaacctcgcatgcagtCAATGCGCCTGTTGATGTCTTGCTGCTGACAGCAGTCATGTTTGccaatttgctgtttgatctagTCAACTGTTAGTAgtgacactttttttttcttttctcctactagtgtctcggagtgagttattgagactgtaagtgccagcttaATGAGAAAATGGGTAGTCTACTCTGAGGAGCTGTTCTGCTCCATGAATCCCTACCCTTCTACTGCACAGTTAAGAGGAATTTAACcacaaattcaaaattctgcaacagagaACAGGGTATCGCCTCTTCTTACCTTGGCTAGCAGGTATTTACTTTTCTGCAAAGCAGCACAAGCACACAGGAACCAGCAGTCCCCCAACATCCCCTGTTTCACCTGCCATTCATAGTGATCGTCGGAAAACAATCGAGGCAGAGAACAAATCTCCTGATGGGGAAAGAGAagagtaacatttttaaaaagaacaggctGCACTTCCAGCTGACTTTCCTGAAAAATTAACCCATCCTCAATTCCCTAAGAGGCAGCTTGGAAGAGGGTTgctgttatgcgccatcaagtcacttctgacttacggcaaccttaTGAGTGAATCTCTAGAatgtcctgctcaggtcttgcaaactcaaaacctgtggcttcctttaggaagttgTTCCAGCTCATGCTTGGGACTTCTTTTTTTACTCCTTGtcttcaatttttcctagcagTATTGTCAAGCATTAAAgtatgcacacacgcacacacaaaatatGTATGTGAGC from the Pogona vitticeps strain Pit_001003342236 chromosome 3, PviZW2.1, whole genome shotgun sequence genome contains:
- the CAPN10 gene encoding calpain-10, with the translated sequence MFGDRVLSDLKEDLYKDLSFPANDDSLFYNYSTPLAHFRGEICWLRPQEICSLPRLFSDDHYEWQVKQGMLGDCWFLCACAALQKSKYLLAKVIPPGQPSWGAENYRGCFTCRVWQFGHWVEVTIDDRLPCIGGKLCFSQCQTEDVFWLPLLEKAYAKVHGSYEHLWAGQVADALVDLTGGLAERWALKDPARSTEKERASKVLEKAVFRRLMNLKEKCVMSCSVFSSRQGTSELGEFHAFIVVDMQDLSRVSRKDIVLLRIRNPWGRRCWKGPWREGGPGWSQLDPVVAAELLSQIQEGEFWVEEEEFFTEFDEIITGYPITEEGQLQSLYTDRVLGHTQKLYGSWVRGQSAGGCRNNSTFPMNPKFWLRVCEQSEVCIALLQKHRKYNTDWAGRIRNRPCLTEADLPSTDGVRGKNYHAVGLHLWKVEKKQFNLLKTLSAPPISGTVCHSYSREVHLHCDLSPGYYLVVPSTFLNDAEGNFLLRVFSSGRISLSEIKPPPLDNAIREELPGGEWETARLEGCWRKGQSAGGSRNFPSFHTNPCFPLTIPAAVGQSSIKVALRQHCADNKCRPIGFHIFQVPSDNNNVKMPSADFLQLEPVVSCVPHCYSQEVSQLCRLASGSYAIVPSTYLPDTEGGFTVTIATKIDRKSIQSTETLGQRLEEVSFKAVMKM